The Moorena producens PAL-8-15-08-1 genomic interval CTGGGTAACAGACTTCCCCATGTTTGAGTGGAATGCGGATCAAAAGCGTTTAGAAGCACTGCACCACCCATTTACAGCTCCCCATCCTGATGATTTAGATGATGTGAAAACGGCTCGGGCTCAAGCCTATGACTTAGTATGGAACGGGGTAGAAATCGGTGGTGGTAGTCTCCGGATATACCAGCCAGAGATTCAGCAACAGGTTTTTGAAGCTATTGGCTTGTCTGAAGAAGAAGCTAACAGTAAGTTTGGGTTTCTGCTGGAAGCCTTTGACTATGGTGCCCCTCCTCACGGTGGGATTGCTTATGGTTTGGATCGGCTAGTAATGCTATTAGCTGGGGAAGAATCTATTCGCGATGTGATTGCTTTCCCGAAAACCCAACAAGCACGTTCTTTGCTAACCGATGCTCCAGGTGCTGTGGATGATAAACAGTTAAAAGAGTTGTATGTCGCTTCTACCTATCACGATGAAGAATGAAGTATCAAGAATGAAGTATCAAGACTTCATTCTTCATCTTGATTAGAAGAGCGATCGCTTGGAGGTTCATTTAACCATGCCAGTGCCGCACCGCTAACTTCTGATAGAATACTGATCAAACGATACAAGGCAACCGAACTCAGCACCACTGCCGGAGCAAAGTCATGCTCTAGTAAACCCACTGCAGTGGCTTCAAATACCCCAACTCCCCCTGGTGCCCCTGGGACAATTAAGCCCAACAGCCAAGCTACACTAAACCCACTAAGCAACAGGGGGAGTTGGCTGGGAGTGATTGGGCTTAAGGCTAACAGGGTAAGCAAAAACCCTGAACCTCGCAATCCCAAAAAGCCCAATTCCCCCAACAATGGTAGGATTGGGTAGCGCTTGACCCGGATAATCTGATCTTCATCTGATTCAATGCTTTTCTTCTTGCCTGTTAATTTAGCTAAATACTGTAGGCATGGGTTTAAACACCAAGGATGAATCAGTATCAGTACAGCAAACAGAATTGGGAGTTGAATGATCCGGCTGGCCAAAGGAGAGCTGATCAAAGCCAGCAATAAAGCACCTACTGCCATCATGGGAGGTTCCATTAACACGCTCAGAGTAGCTACTCCCAATGGAACTCCTGCTGTTTTCGCTGCCCAGATCCGACCATAGAAGTGCCAAACGTTACCTGGTAAGTATTTGGCAATGTTAACTTTCAGATAGATCCGGATACACCATCCAAGCCCTGGTTGTTGGTCGAATTCCCGGAGTATCCAATGCCAAACCCAGCCAGTCCAGGTGTGGGCTACCAATGTCACGCCAACAGCGATCGCTAAACAAGTCCATCCAGAAGTGCTGATCCGAATCGCTAGCACTTCTTGCCAGTTGTCTTTCAAGGCTTTTGCTAAAAAGAATAATGTCCCACCTAAGATTGCCCAGCGTAGGTAAGGTTTTAGGGGTGATAGGACTCGCTTAATCGCTACATTCATTGACTATCTATTCTAACATTTTTACAAAGTAATACGACACGAACGAAGATATCACAAATGACAGACAAAGAATGAGAGTGATAAAATGCTAAAAACTCAATTATATTACTAATAGTTAAAAATATATATTTAAAATATAGCATTGTTTATAAAAATTTAGAATTGATCAGCAGTGTGATCGAGTAAGCGTGTTTACAGCAAGTTGGGTTGTTACTAGGTCACTATTGCAACGGTTTTTTGCCCAAGAGGATTGAGGGTTGACAGTTGACGGTTAAAAGTCAAATTCAAGGATAGTCTTACCAGTAAATTACATCTTTAAGCGGCAACTTAGTATTAGACTCGCTTACACTCGAAAGCAAGGGGCTTTGTAGCAGTAGCATCACTATGCCAGAAAACATGTCGGACAAGCCATCGTTCCAAAACAAGTCAAATGAGAAAGCTTTGGAACCAGAAGAAAACTTGGTCATGGGGTTGTGGGGAAAATTCACCTCACAGTTTCACGACGGAAAATCAACCTCACAGTTTCAAGACAAGTATTACCAAAGCTTAGTCTACGGTTTTCGTGACTTGAAGACGGTAGTGTTAAACACAAGGCTATCAAGGCTCTCATTCGAGCAGGTATTTGTCCCCCTAAGATTCGCTACAAAAATTCCAGGTAATAGACCTAACCCATGGACAAACTCCCATCAATCTCAGATCAGTCAGGAAATTTGGGATTTTATCGCCAAAATACCTAAAAGACCAGCCTATCGACATTTGGCAATCATTGCCCCCCCAGGGTCAGGAAAAACCACTACGTTGCAGCATTTGACCCTGACCTATGCCAACAATGCTCACCGCCAGTATAAAGCGCCAAAACTAATTCCTATACTGGTAGATTTGCGGAATAGTTGCGATCGCATTACTAGTGAGCAAACACCATTATTGGCACAGCTAGTTACGAAACAAGTTGAGGAAGGGTCATTACCAGGATTGGGTCAATCCGCAGGCTTGGAGAAACCTCCTGCTAATTGGTTTCGGGATCAGTTAGAAAATGGCAAATGCTTAGTGATGTTGGATGGGTTGGATGAAGTAGCTGATCCGGATCAGCGTCAGCAGGTGAGTCAATGGGTTAACCAGCAGATGCAAACCTATCCCCAAACTGCTTTTATCCTGACATATCGTCACCAGGGCTATCGTAGTATACTCGGGTCGCAGATCGAAACAGTTTTAGAAGTACAACCATTCAATTTCAACCAAATTCAGCAATTTATTCAGGGCTGGTATCCACAAACTAAGATTAGTAGTCGAGGAAAACAATTATCAGCTCAGAAGCAAGTTGAGGATTTAGTAGAGCGGATTAGAAATAATCCCTCGATAGCTTCAATGGCAAGCAACCCACTGCTGCTAACTATGATAGCTACCCTTCACGCTTGCGGTAGCATCTTATTACCAGAGCGTCGGGGAGAACTTTACAGCAAAATTTGCCATGTATTGCTGGAGGTGTCATCAGCTCAGAATATCCCTAGACCGCTAACAACTGTCCAAAAACAATCAGTGTTACAAAGACTAGCACTAGGGTTGATGGAACAGGAAACTTGTGAATTCACCCCATCTGATAGTCAAGAGCACCTAGCATCAGTGGCAGGGAGTCCGCTAAAACCAAAGGAATTTCTTAAGCATATAGAGACAGCTACTGGGTTATTAGTGGAAAGAAGGCTAGGGATTTACGAGTTTGCTCACCAGAGTTTTCAGGACTATTTAGCCGCTGCTCAGGTAAAGGAACTGAACCAAGAGCAGATCTTGACTAAAAACGTGGATAATCCCTGGTGGACTGAAACTATCCGCTTCTGGGCGTCGGATGCTGATGGCACTAACTTGATTAGTGCAGCCTTGGAAAAGGCTACAGAAGAGTCTTTAGCTCTTGCTTATGATTGCCTAGCGCAAGGGTTGACCGTTAAGCCTAAGCTAGAGCAACAACTTGAACAAGTCCTAGCAGCCGATTTAGCATCCCCTAATCCAGAAATTGCTCAGTTAGCTGCAGAGGTTAAGTTATCTAGGCGGTTGAATCAACTATTCCGGATTGATGACAGAATCGAAATTGGCTTGAGTTATATTACCTGTGCTGAGTATCAATTATTTTTGGATGAAACCCTAGCAGCAGGTGAGTATCATCAGCCAGATCATTGGGAAAGCAAACGGTTTATAGCGTTAGAGGGAAATCAGCCAATTACTGGAATTGGAGCTAGTGATGCCGAAGCATTTTGTAAATGGTTGACTCAAAACTACTCAACACCAGGATTCAGGTACAGATTGCCCACTTCCGATGAAGCACAGGAGTACCAAGCGATTGAACAGCCAGTAGGCTGCTGGTGCCAGGAAAAAGAACACAACCTGATTGTGGGCATAAAAGCAGCTAAGTGGAAAAATTGGCAAAAACAATTAGCTAATGTTGTTCAACTAGATATAGCTCTAGATTTAAACCTAAACTTGGAGGGGGAACTAGAACTGTTCCGATACCTAGATATCCAACTCTATCGATATTTAGAGCTTAACCTCTACCAATACCGAAATCTTTACCAAGAGCTTGAACAAAACCTCGACCTCGATCGATACCTTTACCAAAACCTTGAGCCATACCAAGACCTATACAAAGACCTCAACCTAGGTCAATATATCAACCTCAATCCCTACCTCAACTTCAACCTTGAGCGATACGAAAACCCAGATCTTAAATTACTTCGCTTCTATGTGCTGTTAGTATTTATTGCCTGGAGTGTGCGAGCTGATATTTATCAAAAAGCTGCTACCAATCCTGAAATCCTAAAACCTGTTCATTTGACGGTTCAAAATTGTCAAGAATTCAGCCGTAAATATGCCAGTAATAGGGATAAAATTGCTCCAATTTACACATTATTTTTATTAATGGATGAGCGACGAACTGGTCGAATGCCAGCTTGGGAGGGAATTCGGGTTGTTCGAGAAAAAAAACACTAAACTATCCAATAAAACAAGCCAAATAATTATTAACAGTTATAAAGTTAAATGCCGATTAGCTTCCCATGGGCGAAGCGGGCAAGCTGAATGCTAATAGCTAAATCTAATAGCTAAATCCTTGATACAGCGTTTTTCATAACTATCAGGTACACGGGATTTTTTAACTCTTCCCTCTTCACTATTCCCTCTTCCCTCTTCCCTCTTCCCTCTTCCCTACTCCCTGCTCCGAACGCGCCCCGCGTGGCCAACGGCCTCAGTCCCTGCTCCCTAAAAGCCCATAATTTGTACCTCATCGAATTGCAAACCGCCGTAATTTACCATTATCATTAATCACCACAATAAACAATCAAATCAATTTCTACATCACCATTACCAGCCAGACCTATGACTCCAACCGTTGTTCGACAAGGTAACCGATTCTTGTTAAAATAAGAAACATATAAGTCATTAACTGTCTGGTAGTATCTAAAATCAGTCACAAAAATGCGAGCCATAACTACCTGAGCGAAGCTAGTGCCAGCATGGTCTAAAACTAGCTTCAAGTTTTCCATTACCTGTTTAGTCTGTTCCTCAATTGACCCAATTATTACTTTTCCAGTGACAGGGTCTTCAGCTAGCTGTCCCGTCACAAATAGAAAATCTCCTGCCCGAACAGCGTGGGAATAAGGAGCTACAGGTGGCAAAACGTTGTTCGGTAAAGTGATATATTCCAGCACGTTTTCAACTCCTTAAACAATAAACTTTAAATTTTTTGCTGAATTTGATTTTAAAGTGTGGAAATTATAATCAAGGTAGTAACTGCCAAAGTTAGCCACTTGTGGTTTATTTTTGTTAGCCTGCATAAAAGCCTTCAATTAACTCAATACCTGAGCTCCTAGAATGTCTAGACCAGTTTTATACATCGCTATCACTAGCCACGGTTTTGGTCATGCTGTACGTAGTGCCTCCGTAGCTGCGGCTATTCAACGACTGTGTCCGGATATCTTACTGATTCTAGTAACAACAATACCACGCTGGTTATTAGAATCCTACATTCCCGGGGATTTTATTCATCGCCCACGGGCTTTTGATGTTGGTGTTATTCAAACCGACAGCTTAACAATGGATAAAGAGGTAACGTTAACCAAACTACAGCAAATTCGTTCCAATGCTAGATCAATAATTGCTAGTGAGGTTGACTTTATTCGTAACAATCGAGTCGGGCTGATCTTAGCTGATATTCCCCCCTTAGCTGTAGGTATTGCTCAAGCGGCTGACATTCCCTGTTGGATGATGAGTAATTTTGGCTGGGACTTCATCTATCGAGACTGGGGAGGAGAGTTTGCTGAGATTGCCGATTGGATCAGTGAGTATTATGGAAAATGCGATCGCTTATTTCGCCTTCCTTTACATGAACCCATGACCGCCTTCACCCAGATCACCGATGTGGGGTTAACAGGGGGATCCCCAGGCTACAGTACAGATCAATTAAGGAAGCATTTTGATCTGAAGTCTCCAGAGTTTAAAACTGCTTTACTTACCTTTGGGGGATTAGGGTTGGAACAAATTCCTTACCATAATCTATCTAGATTCCCTAACTGGCAATTTATCACATTTGACTCTCAAGCACCAGATTTACCCAATTTACTAAAAATCAAGGGTCACGACTATCGACCAGTGGATTTCATGCCCTTGTGCTCGCGAGTGATTTCCAAACCAGGATACAGTACTTTTGCTGAAGCCTTACGCCTGGATATACCTATTTCTTCAGTTACCCGCTCGGGATTTGCTGAAGCCGCTATCCTAATAGAAGGGGTGCAAGACTACGGTCACCACCAGATTTTAACACCGACAGAATTTTTCCACGGCAAGTGGGAATTCCTCCATCATACTCCCAAGCCTCCCAGAAAATCTCAAAGCTTGGTAAAGGATGGAACAGACAAGATTGCTAAAGATATTGTTAACTACCTCCAGACTTACACTAAATAGCCTAAACAGCCCCTGCCATGATATCTACCGTAGATTCGCTTATAGAACAGATCCAGAATAGCCATAATTCTATCCCAAAGTCCATCGACACACCAGAAACCTCTACTATTGAAGAGCAAACCTCTAAAGAGCAGACCTCTTTCCCCAGCCTAGAGTTGGCAGCACGAGACGTTCGTATGGTACTTGATCAACAAAGGGAGCGCAGTCAAACCTTGACCACAAAGCTCAATATCTTGTTTGTTACTAATGGGGCCTTGTTAACGAGTTTAACCATCTCTGGACTAGTATTTTTCCGCAGCCCCTTTGGTATTGCTGAGATACTGGGATTTATGCTTAATTTTACCCTACTAATCCGTGCTTTTCTCCCGCGTCAGATCGCAGTCAGTCCCAACTTGGGAGATAAAAAATTCCTAGAACGTTACCTGGTACTCTCACCAGAACAATACCAGCTACAGATGCTGGTTAATCTAGTAGAGACTTATAATGCAAACAGGCAGCGATTAGAAGATTTTTCTCTATCGTTGAAGTATTCTGCTTATGTAACTTGGGGGGTTGCCTTGATTATTACGTTGAATGTCATAGCAGAGTTTTGCATTCCTGCGCTTAAACTGATGTGATGTATTGTTGGCTTTCGCTGAGACTATGAATTCTAAACAGGTTAATAAAAAACCCTCACAGGTTAATAAAAAACCCTCCGGAGAACCCTTGAGTTTACCGGAACCAGACCCAGAGAACATCACTGTCTTGACCCGTAACCTGCCCAACGAGCCTATTCTGCCTTGGAATCACTATGATTCCCCTTGGCGTGAAGGGGAACCAGAGAATCCCGAGGCATTGGAAAATTCCCAGCAGGCAGATGAGTCGAGTGACAATCAATCTGCAACTGAGCCAGAATCAGCAGAAAAGCCGGAGTTATCAGAAACTGCTGCTCAACTCGATAAGCTGTATACGGAAGAATTGGCAACTGTTCCTGAGTCGTTATCAGAAGATACTTCGTTATCAGAAGATACTATAGAGTCATCAGAAACTGCTGCAGAATTGGCAACTGTCCCTGAGTCGTTATCAGAAGATACTATAGAGTCATCAGAAACTGCTGCTGTGGTGGATAAGTTTGCTGAAAATCCACCAACAGCTGTAGCCACAGAAACCTCTGAAACACCTGTGGTGGATAAGTCTCCTGACAATCCACCAACAGCTGTAGCCACAGAAACCTCCGAAACACCATCGGAGGAACTGAAACAGCTCGGGTAGCCGTGGCTCGATTAACCAACCCTTCTATGACTCATTATCAACAACGACTCAAAATTAGGACTACCGGTAAATCGTTCTCCAACATTACCGGGAAAGTTCAATCCGTGGTTGCTACATCAGGACTCGAGACTGGATTGTGTACGATTTTCCTGCGTCATACCTCGGCAAGTTTGGTAATTCAGGAAAATGCTGATCCTGATGTGCTCATGGATTTATCAAACTTTTTTGCTAAATTAGTACCAGAAGATGGCAAAAGCTATAGCCATAGTGCGGAAGGTCCCGATGATATGCCTGCTCATATCCGCACTGCACTGACCAAAACATCGGAACAGATTCCTATTGCTCAAGGGAGATTGCTCCTGGGAACCTGGCAAGGCATTTATATTTGGGAGCATCGCCGACAGGCTCACTACCGGGAGGTGGTGGTGCATATTGCAGGGATTTAATCTCAAGCAATATCTATTTTAACTATTACCTAAAAGCATTACCAATCAGAAGACATGGTGACCAGTACTGAGGGGTCACTTTATTCAGGAGTCAAGAGCCAGGTAGAGTTGTGCTTGCTGTAGGGATTGAGTAAAGCGTGATTTTTTATGCGTGGAAGGGTTTTGTAAAAAGCATCCATCAGCACCTGGTTGCCTTGGGCATCAACCACCCAGACTGATACCACATTCGGGTTGATCCCTATTGACTTATCTGCCAACAGGTCTGCTAACCTATGTGTTTAAAGCAGATTAGGAATTTTTACCATTGTGAGTGCAAAGGGTTTGCCTGAAACCACTGCCTACGTCAGAATTACGCGGCACTGCTGGCAACAGGGCAAGATTGAAGGGGAAGTCCAAGCCGCAGACTATGAATGGGAGTTTCAATGGCATTTTCGGATAAGTCAGCTGTTAGTCACCCCCTCTCTAGGCCGTGCCTTGATTCAGGAACCCCTTGGCAGATTTTTAGAACAGTGGGATTACCAGCTCGAACCAGGAGGAAACTATGCTTTTACCATTCGAGCTGAACTCTAGCATGTCTCAATTCCGTGAGGTACTTTTTTTCTGGGGAGTAGGGAGTAGGGAGTAGGGAGTAGGGAGTAGGGAGTAGGGAGTAGGGAGTAGGGAGTAGGGAGTAGGGAGTAGGGAGTAGAGAATGGGGAGTAGGGAGTAGGGAGTAGGGAGTAGGGAGTAGAGAATGGGGAATGGGGAATGGGGAATGGGGAAAATTTGTACCTCATTACTCTGATAAATGCTATAGTCTCAGAAGGGATAATAGGGGAAAATTAGAAAAGGCTTGAGCATCCCGTCAATAGGTCATGCCCAAAGGAAGACGACGATATCCCTTTTAGCTTTTGCTTTTGATTATATAGCGCTCGATTAACAAAATTGCCACAATATCATCAATGGGTCGAGGAGGTTGGCGCATTCCTTGGGGGATAAGGCGTTGGAACCCTTTGGGAGGATACATTTGCCAGTAGCGTGGGCGAGCTTCTAAACTACTGTAGCGCTCATCTACCAGGACAATAGGTACTGATGCTGGTAATTCCTCCTGGATTTTCCGTTTCCATCTCTTGGCAGTAGTTTGGTCTCCCATCACAATGGTTTCAATGGGGAATTGTTGACACAGTTGCTGGAGTTTTGCGATCGCATTTCCTGAAGCCACTACCTCATGGGTTAGCACCTGACCTTCTTTCTCCATTACTGCTACACCACATTTATCTCGTCCTGGATCGAAGCCTAAAATCATCTCAAGTCACGGGTTATATCAATCTTTGTCAAAATTGCTAATCTGGCAACACAACTAGTACCCTACCCTACAAGTATAGTGATTGCCTAAATCCTGATTGGTATAAATCATGGGCGAAAGGAACCTTCAGACAACACCATTACACCAGATGAACCCAGAGAGTCGATTTTCTGAACTGGTGACAGATTATGCCAAATACCGACCCAGTTACCCAGCTGCAGCTATCGACAAGATTCTGGAAGGACTTGAGAACAGAGGGCAACTGCTAGCTGCGGATATTGGTGCAGGAACAGGAATTTCCTCTCGGCTACTAGCTCAACGGGGAGTGCGAGTTATTGCCATCGAACCCAATACTCAGATGAGAGAAGCTGCTAGCACCGATCCATTGGTTGAATTCCGGAATGGAACTGCTCAACAGACCAACTTACCTGATGCATCTATTGACTTAGTCGCTTGCTTTCAATCCTTCCATTGGTTTGATCCAGAGCCAAGTTTGCTAGAGTTTCGCCGTATCCTGAAGCCTACTGGAAAATTAGCTGTGGTATGGAATGACCGCAACCGTCAAGATGATTTTACCCAAGGCTATAGTCATCTAGTGCAAATCGCCTCCAATCATCATCCCGCCGAATCCCGTATGTGTTCGGTAGACCCCTTGCTAGCTAGTCCATTGTTTCCCAATGTCTATTCCTACACCTTTTCTTATCAGCAAGCGCTAGACAAAGATGGTCTGATTGGTCGTGCTATGAGCGTCTCCTATATCCCACGGGAAGGATTAGCGCACCAGAAACTTATCTCTGATTTGCAGGAATTGTACAACAGCTGGTGTGATGAAAAAGGTTTAGTTTACTTGACGTATCGTACCAAGGTTTACGTAGCTCAATCTCAGTGCTAATTCGTGATAAATAATTCTTAGTATAGCATTTATAATGCTGTCCTACTACTTAGTTAGTCTAGTTTAGTTCGTCCAATTTAAAATCATCAATATACAGCAGGAAGAAGCCTATAAAGATTGTCATTAGTGATCGCCAAAAAGGTTGAATAGGTATGTCCCAAAGCAACCCCCATATACCACACCAGGAAATTATGATGGCGATCAGAGTATACATAGTTGATAAGTTGGGATATTTGGTTTTGAAATGGTAGAAGAGCTTTTCCCTCGAATTCATTTCCTCGAAATCTTTTTCTATAGGAGTTTTTTTCATAACTACCAGCTCCTGCAAGGATAGGTCATCTATCCAGAGCATGAGCAGACCAAGCATTAACAAAGCAAAGTGACGCATAACCACTTTTAGAGCAAAATCAGGGGCAGGCTCATCGAGCAAATTGGTTCCTTGTGCCCATGAATCCGAGATGAGGACAACACCACTCCAGATGGCTATGATATTAATTGTTACATATAGAGCTTGGATGTTAGGGTATTTAGTCTTGAGGGTATCGAAGAACCTCTCGCGCAGACTACGGCGACTAAAGGGTTTTGGTTGGATATCTGAAATATCTGAAATACCTGATTGGATGGGTTTTTTAGGATCCATATTAAGTCTCCTTAAATTAGAACTGAAGGAAACTGATTTATTTTAATACACCTGTGGATTGACACAATAGGGTAATCGCTTACCTAAAAGTCCAGCAATGAGATTATTAGCATTGCTTAATAATGGTTTAATTTTGTAAAACTATATACCACAATTTTGAAAAAAAACTTTAAAAATCTCCCAATTTTAACCGGATTAACTGGGGATTTACCAAAATAAAATGATCTAAATTAATACTTCAATGTCTTGATGAAGCAGCTAAAAAAAATTCCTTGATTATCTACCCACAATACAAGTTATTTACCTCAAAGTCTGGATTTTTATCTACTTTGTCAAAAGTTAGTAACAAATACCAAAAAGCGATCGCTTACAGCTCCTAGCGATCGCTTTTTGATTACCCTTCTAATTATTATTGGGGTAATTCATAAATCAATCTAATGGAGCAGGTTAATTTCCAGAGCTGCATCAAAGCTCTGCTACATTGGGTTCAACAGCAGAGCCACAGTATTCGAGTCGGTCAATCTTTAATTCTCGCCCAGAGCGGATGTCTTCCATTGGTGATTTACATTTTGGGCAAGCGTATTGACTATCAATATTAGGCCGATAGTCTTGTTGACAGTTATGGCAAAAGGCAATTAATGGGGTTTCCTGAATCACCAGTTTCGCACCAGACAAAAAGGTGTTGGAAATTTGAGCTTTAAAGGCGAATTCCAAACTCACGGGTTCGACGCCACTGAACTGGCCTACTGTCAGATGCACACAGGAAATTTTGGGTCGCTCTGGCTGTGCTTGCCACCAATTGCGCAAGGTCACAATTAGTGCCTTAGTCATGTCAGTCTCATGCATTGTTGAAATCCACCTTCAAGTCCAATCTACTAGTTCCGGCTGCGCTTCTGGATGAATATAGGAGGGTTTTTCCTGGCGCGGCAGTTGACCGGATAGCACTAGGTGCGCCATTGTGTCACAGATGACGCGAGTTGCCATCAGGGCAGTGATGTCGCTGATGTCATAGGGCGGCGAGACTTCCACTACTTCCAAACCGCAAACAGGAGCCTGCTGAACAATCTTGCCCAGTAGATACAGAGCTTCCCTCGGCAGGAGTCCGCCCGGTTCGGGCCAGCCTGTACCAGGAACAAAACCAGCATCGATACAGTCAATATCGAAGCTGATATAAATGCAGTCGGTACCGTCTAGTGCCCGTTCGAGGGCAAACTCTACCGCTGCGTCTAATCCCATTTCAGTGATATCGG includes:
- a CDS encoding lysylphosphatidylglycerol synthase transmembrane domain-containing protein, translating into MNVAIKRVLSPLKPYLRWAILGGTLFFLAKALKDNWQEVLAIRISTSGWTCLAIAVGVTLVAHTWTGWVWHWILREFDQQPGLGWCIRIYLKVNIAKYLPGNVWHFYGRIWAAKTAGVPLGVATLSVLMEPPMMAVGALLLALISSPLASRIIQLPILFAVLILIHPWCLNPCLQYLAKLTGKKKSIESDEDQIIRVKRYPILPLLGELGFLGLRGSGFLLTLLALSPITPSQLPLLLSGFSVAWLLGLIVPGAPGGVGVFEATAVGLLEHDFAPAVVLSSVALYRLISILSEVSGAALAWLNEPPSDRSSNQDEE
- a CDS encoding NACHT domain-containing protein; translation: MPENMSDKPSFQNKSNEKALEPEENLVMGLWGKFTSQFHDGKSTSQFQDKYYQSLVYGFRDLKTVVLNTRLSRLSFEQVFVPLRFATKIPGNRPNPWTNSHQSQISQEIWDFIAKIPKRPAYRHLAIIAPPGSGKTTTLQHLTLTYANNAHRQYKAPKLIPILVDLRNSCDRITSEQTPLLAQLVTKQVEEGSLPGLGQSAGLEKPPANWFRDQLENGKCLVMLDGLDEVADPDQRQQVSQWVNQQMQTYPQTAFILTYRHQGYRSILGSQIETVLEVQPFNFNQIQQFIQGWYPQTKISSRGKQLSAQKQVEDLVERIRNNPSIASMASNPLLLTMIATLHACGSILLPERRGELYSKICHVLLEVSSAQNIPRPLTTVQKQSVLQRLALGLMEQETCEFTPSDSQEHLASVAGSPLKPKEFLKHIETATGLLVERRLGIYEFAHQSFQDYLAAAQVKELNQEQILTKNVDNPWWTETIRFWASDADGTNLISAALEKATEESLALAYDCLAQGLTVKPKLEQQLEQVLAADLASPNPEIAQLAAEVKLSRRLNQLFRIDDRIEIGLSYITCAEYQLFLDETLAAGEYHQPDHWESKRFIALEGNQPITGIGASDAEAFCKWLTQNYSTPGFRYRLPTSDEAQEYQAIEQPVGCWCQEKEHNLIVGIKAAKWKNWQKQLANVVQLDIALDLNLNLEGELELFRYLDIQLYRYLELNLYQYRNLYQELEQNLDLDRYLYQNLEPYQDLYKDLNLGQYINLNPYLNFNLERYENPDLKLLRFYVLLVFIAWSVRADIYQKAATNPEILKPVHLTVQNCQEFSRKYASNRDKIAPIYTLFLLMDERRTGRMPAWEGIRVVREKKH
- a CDS encoding RidA family protein; translated protein: MLEYITLPNNVLPPVAPYSHAVRAGDFLFVTGQLAEDPVTGKVIIGSIEEQTKQVMENLKLVLDHAGTSFAQVVMARIFVTDFRYYQTVNDLYVSYFNKNRLPCRTTVGVIGLAGNGDVEIDLIVYCGD
- a CDS encoding glycosyl transferase — its product is MSRPVLYIAITSHGFGHAVRSASVAAAIQRLCPDILLILVTTIPRWLLESYIPGDFIHRPRAFDVGVIQTDSLTMDKEVTLTKLQQIRSNARSIIASEVDFIRNNRVGLILADIPPLAVGIAQAADIPCWMMSNFGWDFIYRDWGGEFAEIADWISEYYGKCDRLFRLPLHEPMTAFTQITDVGLTGGSPGYSTDQLRKHFDLKSPEFKTALLTFGGLGLEQIPYHNLSRFPNWQFITFDSQAPDLPNLLKIKGHDYRPVDFMPLCSRVISKPGYSTFAEALRLDIPISSVTRSGFAEAAILIEGVQDYGHHQILTPTEFFHGKWEFLHHTPKPPRKSQSLVKDGTDKIAKDIVNYLQTYTK
- a CDS encoding secondary thiamine-phosphate synthase enzyme YjbQ — translated: MTHYQQRLKIRTTGKSFSNITGKVQSVVATSGLETGLCTIFLRHTSASLVIQENADPDVLMDLSNFFAKLVPEDGKSYSHSAEGPDDMPAHIRTALTKTSEQIPIAQGRLLLGTWQGIYIWEHRRQAHYREVVVHIAGI
- a CDS encoding DUF3146 family protein — its product is MSAKGLPETTAYVRITRHCWQQGKIEGEVQAADYEWEFQWHFRISQLLVTPSLGRALIQEPLGRFLEQWDYQLEPGGNYAFTIRAEL
- a CDS encoding pre-16S rRNA-processing nuclease YqgF → MILGFDPGRDKCGVAVMEKEGQVLTHEVVASGNAIAKLQQLCQQFPIETIVMGDQTTAKRWKRKIQEELPASVPIVLVDERYSSLEARPRYWQMYPPKGFQRLIPQGMRQPPRPIDDIVAILLIERYIIKSKS
- a CDS encoding class I SAM-dependent methyltransferase, producing MGERNLQTTPLHQMNPESRFSELVTDYAKYRPSYPAAAIDKILEGLENRGQLLAADIGAGTGISSRLLAQRGVRVIAIEPNTQMREAASTDPLVEFRNGTAQQTNLPDASIDLVACFQSFHWFDPEPSLLEFRRILKPTGKLAVVWNDRNRQDDFTQGYSHLVQIASNHHPAESRMCSVDPLLASPLFPNVYSYTFSYQQALDKDGLIGRAMSVSYIPREGLAHQKLISDLQELYNSWCDEKGLVYLTYRTKVYVAQSQC
- the hypA gene encoding hydrogenase maturation nickel metallochaperone HypA, producing the protein MHETDMTKALIVTLRNWWQAQPERPKISCVHLTVGQFSGVEPVSLEFAFKAQISNTFLSGAKLVIQETPLIAFCHNCQQDYRPNIDSQYACPKCKSPMEDIRSGRELKIDRLEYCGSAVEPNVAEL